From one Rhizobium lentis genomic stretch:
- the pheS gene encoding phenylalanine--tRNA ligase subunit alpha, with translation MSDIDQLKSSLLAEISAAGDEPALEAVRVSALGKKGSVSELLKTLGAMTPEERQTRGAAINALKNEVTDAITERKSVLKMAAVNARLKAETVDVSLPVRSSPAERGRIHPISQIVDEITAIFADMGFSIAEGPDIETDYYNFTALNFPEGHPAREMHDTFFFNPDENGERKVLRTHTSPVQVRTMETQKPPIRIIIPGKTYRQDSDATHSPMFHQVEGLVIDKKANVASIRWVLEEFCKTFFEVDSVTMRFRPSFFPFTEPSFEVDIQCDRSGPIVKFGEGTDWMEILGCGMVHPNVLRYGGLDPDEYQGFAWGMGLDRIAMLKYGMPDLRDFFNADVRWMTHYGFRPLDMPTLFGGLSA, from the coding sequence ATGTCAGATATCGACCAGCTTAAATCTTCCTTGCTTGCCGAAATTTCCGCCGCTGGTGATGAGCCCGCGCTCGAGGCCGTGCGCGTGTCCGCCCTCGGCAAGAAGGGCTCGGTCTCCGAGCTCTTGAAGACGCTCGGCGCCATGACGCCGGAGGAACGCCAGACCCGGGGCGCGGCGATCAACGCCTTGAAGAACGAGGTGACGGACGCCATCACCGAGCGCAAATCGGTGCTGAAGATGGCGGCGGTCAATGCCCGTCTTAAGGCCGAGACGGTCGATGTCAGCCTGCCGGTGCGCTCCTCGCCCGCCGAGCGCGGCCGCATCCATCCAATCAGCCAGATCGTCGACGAGATCACCGCGATCTTCGCCGACATGGGCTTCTCGATCGCCGAAGGTCCCGATATCGAGACCGACTACTACAATTTCACGGCACTGAATTTCCCGGAAGGCCATCCGGCCCGCGAGATGCACGACACCTTCTTCTTCAATCCGGATGAGAATGGTGAGCGCAAAGTGCTGCGCACGCACACCTCGCCGGTGCAGGTGCGGACGATGGAGACACAGAAGCCGCCGATCCGCATCATCATCCCCGGCAAGACCTACCGCCAGGACTCTGATGCCACGCATTCGCCGATGTTCCATCAGGTCGAAGGCCTCGTCATCGATAAGAAGGCCAATGTCGCCAGCATCCGTTGGGTGCTGGAAGAATTCTGCAAGACCTTCTTCGAGGTCGATAGCGTGACGATGCGTTTCCGCCCGTCCTTCTTCCCCTTCACGGAGCCCTCGTTCGAGGTCGATATCCAGTGCGACCGCTCCGGCCCAATCGTCAAGTTCGGCGAAGGCACCGACTGGATGGAGATCCTCGGCTGCGGCATGGTCCACCCGAACGTGCTGCGCTATGGCGGGCTCGATCCGGATGAATATCAGGGTTTTGCCTGGGGCATGGGCCTCGATCGCATCGCCATGCTGAAATACGGCATGCCCGACCTGCGCGACTTCTTCAATGCCGACGTCCGCTGGATGACGCATTACGGCTTCCGCCCGCTCGACATGCCGACGCTGTTCGGCGGCTTGAGCGCTTGA